In one window of Chloroflexota bacterium DNA:
- a CDS encoding sodium:calcium antiporter: MDVILFVFSLAIILIGAELFTNGIEWFGHRLNLGEGAVGSVLAAVATALPETLIPVIAIVGPVLAGGVASVGSEEVGVGAILGAPFTLATLAMFITGLAILAFARRGRRASDMTVNVDVMAQDVVFFLVAYGIAIGAAFLPEAWRWADYLAVVLLTGIYVFYVRAHFRGGGDGEAPELARLHATRLPGLKGGADTHLPEDAGQLESHGMPRLWIIVAQTLVALGCIVLGAQVFVGALEHASVAIGFDARLFALIVAPIATELPEKFNSVLWVRKGKDTLAMGNITGAMVFQACFPTAIGILFTSWTFNAENALSFASAGAAILATLLILGPMLRTHRLRGSWLLIGGPIYVLYILAVVLFPPGGG, encoded by the coding sequence ATGGACGTCATCCTCTTCGTCTTCTCGCTGGCCATCATCCTGATCGGTGCCGAGCTCTTCACGAACGGGATCGAGTGGTTCGGCCACCGGCTGAACCTGGGGGAGGGGGCGGTTGGCAGCGTCCTGGCCGCGGTGGCCACCGCACTCCCCGAAACGCTCATTCCGGTGATTGCCATCGTGGGTCCGGTGCTCGCCGGCGGAGTAGCGAGCGTTGGTTCGGAGGAGGTCGGCGTGGGCGCCATTCTCGGCGCGCCGTTCACGCTGGCCACCCTGGCCATGTTCATCACCGGGCTCGCCATCCTGGCCTTCGCCCGCCGCGGCCGGCGGGCCTCCGACATGACCGTCAACGTGGACGTCATGGCGCAGGACGTGGTGTTCTTCCTCGTCGCCTACGGGATCGCCATTGGCGCGGCGTTCCTGCCCGAGGCGTGGCGTTGGGCCGATTACCTCGCGGTGGTGCTGCTGACGGGGATCTACGTGTTTTACGTCCGCGCCCACTTCCGCGGGGGCGGCGACGGGGAGGCGCCCGAGCTGGCGCGCCTGCACGCCACGCGGTTGCCGGGCCTAAAGGGTGGGGCGGACACCCACCTTCCTGAGGATGCCGGGCAGCTCGAGAGCCACGGCATGCCGCGGCTGTGGATCATCGTGGCCCAGACCCTGGTCGCCCTGGGCTGCATCGTGCTCGGAGCGCAGGTGTTCGTGGGTGCCCTGGAGCACGCCTCGGTCGCGATCGGGTTTGACGCGCGTCTCTTCGCGCTCATCGTGGCGCCCATCGCGACCGAGCTGCCGGAGAAGTTCAACAGCGTGCTGTGGGTTCGGAAAGGCAAGGACACGCTGGCGATGGGCAACATCACCGGGGCGATGGTCTTCCAGGCCTGCTTCCCGACCGCGATTGGGATCCTGTTCACGAGCTGGACGTTCAACGCCGAGAACGCATTGTCGTTCGCCTCGGCGGGCGCCGCGATCCTCGCCACGCTCCTCATCCTTGGCCCCATGCTCCGAACGCACCGCCTCCGGGGGTCCTGGCTGCTCATCGGTGGACCGATCTACGTGCTCTATATCCTGGCGGTCGTGCTCTTCCCGCCCGGTGGGGGCTGA
- the rpsR gene encoding 30S ribosomal protein S18, with translation MPNPARPRRRETSDYYRDRRRRKVCNFCVDKVDAIDYKEVNRLRRYLSERAKIEPRRKTGTCARHQRMLTVALKRARQVALLPIAPQHLRP, from the coding sequence ATGCCCAACCCAGCCCGACCCCGACGCCGCGAGACATCGGACTACTACCGTGACCGGCGCCGCCGCAAGGTCTGCAACTTCTGCGTCGACAAGGTCGACGCCATCGATTACAAGGAGGTCAACCGCCTGCGGCGTTACCTCTCGGAGCGTGCCAAGATCGAGCCACGGCGGAAGACGGGGACCTGCGCCCGCCATCAGCGCATGCTGACGGTGGCCCTCAAGCGCGCGCGCCAGGTCGCGCTACTGCCCATCGCTCCCCAGCACCTCCGGCCCTGA